In Salinisphaera sp. LB1, one genomic interval encodes:
- a CDS encoding HAD family phosphatase, with translation MSFSPRIVVFDLDVTLTEYDTFLPFIVGYLRHHRKRRSLMLWRLPLALLKFWRWGDRTWFKTEMLRAFIGGEPRARVAAWSERFVDDLLAEAMRDQGLVQLREFQSQGVRVVLASASFDIYVERIAAKLGIEEVLATRSAWNSRGRLVGMDGQNCRDDEKLRRVKALSGMPEDGAGVAAYSDSHADLPLLSWAEHGVAVCPSKRLFHQVGGLGLEVVRW, from the coding sequence TTGTCATTCTCGCCGCGCATCGTGGTATTCGATCTGGATGTCACGCTCACCGAATACGACACGTTCCTGCCGTTCATCGTGGGTTATCTGCGCCATCACCGGAAGCGCCGCAGCCTGATGTTGTGGCGCCTGCCGCTGGCCCTGCTGAAGTTCTGGCGCTGGGGCGACCGGACCTGGTTCAAGACCGAGATGCTGCGCGCCTTCATCGGCGGCGAGCCGCGGGCGCGGGTGGCGGCCTGGAGCGAGCGCTTCGTCGACGATCTGCTGGCCGAAGCCATGCGCGACCAAGGCCTGGTACAGTTGCGCGAGTTCCAGAGCCAGGGCGTGCGCGTGGTCCTGGCCTCGGCCAGCTTCGATATCTACGTCGAGCGCATCGCCGCGAAACTCGGCATCGAGGAAGTGCTCGCCACGCGCTCGGCGTGGAACAGCCGCGGGCGACTGGTGGGCATGGACGGCCAGAACTGTCGCGACGACGAGAAACTGCGCCGGGTCAAGGCCTTGTCCGGCATGCCGGAGGACGGCGCGGGCGTGGCGGCTTACTCGGATTCGCATGCCGATCTGCCGTTGTTGTCCTGGGCCGAACACGGCGTCGCCGTGTGTCCGTCCAAGCGCTTGTTTCATCAGGTCGGCGGACTCGGGCTGGAGGTGGTGCGCTGGTGA
- the murB gene encoding UDP-N-acetylmuramate dehydrogenase — protein MRSPRSPSLAQQRRLAARLGSELSRDVPLAGKTSFGIGGPAALYFEATTPEALATAVRVAREEDVDFFLLGSGANILIGDHGFSGLVIANHARSLTVRGTRVFSASGALIYPDVIDAAVGHSLSGLEHYVGIPSTVGGALWQNLHFLSPAPERERTLFIGEVLASADILSADNERRIVDADYFEFGYDQSVLHHRDDIVLSATFELEPANGEALARVMEENLRWRAERHPPLDTEPSAGSIFRKIDGIGAGRLIDEAGLKGFTWGGAQISPRHANIIVNRGNATAADVCGLIMHTQKTVEAATGYWLTPEISFVGDFAPVRRVRQSAAG, from the coding sequence ATGCGCAGTCCCCGCTCTCCCAGCCTCGCCCAGCAACGCCGGCTCGCCGCCCGCCTCGGCTCCGAGCTGTCCCGGGACGTACCGCTGGCCGGCAAGACCAGCTTTGGCATCGGCGGCCCGGCCGCCCTATATTTCGAGGCCACCACGCCCGAGGCCCTGGCCACCGCGGTCCGCGTCGCGCGCGAGGAAGACGTGGATTTCTTCCTGCTCGGCTCCGGCGCCAATATTCTGATCGGCGACCACGGCTTCTCCGGACTGGTGATTGCCAACCACGCCCGCTCGCTGACGGTGCGGGGCACGCGCGTGTTCTCCGCCAGCGGCGCACTGATCTACCCGGACGTGATCGATGCCGCTGTCGGGCACAGCCTGTCCGGACTGGAACACTACGTCGGCATTCCGTCCACGGTCGGCGGTGCGCTCTGGCAGAACCTGCATTTCCTGTCGCCCGCGCCCGAACGCGAGCGGACCCTGTTCATCGGCGAGGTGCTGGCATCGGCCGATATCCTGAGCGCCGACAACGAGCGCCGCATCGTCGATGCCGATTACTTCGAGTTCGGCTATGACCAGTCCGTGCTGCACCACCGCGACGACATCGTTCTATCGGCGACTTTCGAACTGGAGCCGGCCAACGGCGAAGCGCTGGCCCGTGTGATGGAAGAGAACCTGCGCTGGCGCGCCGAGCGCCATCCGCCGCTGGATACCGAGCCCTCGGCCGGCTCCATCTTCCGCAAGATCGACGGCATCGGTGCCGGCCGGCTGATCGACGAGGCCGGCCTGAAGGGCTTCACCTGGGGCGGCGCCCAGATTTCGCCGCGCCACGCCAACATCATCGTCAATCGCGGCAATGCCACGGCCGCCGATGTCTGCGGCCTGATCATGCACACGCAGAAAACGGTCGAGGCCGCCACCGGCTACTGGCTCACGCCGGAGATCTCCTTCGTCGGCGATTTCGCCCCGGTCCGGCGCGTGCGTCAATCGGCGGCCGGGTAA
- a CDS encoding acyl-CoA dehydrogenase family protein, which produces MHRHPYRPRRELATHTVTNQPPPLVDYNAFATDTALAAALEREGGGWGAERARAYGAIAGGELLDLGFSANENPPTLHAFDRYGARIDEIEFHPAYHRAMQLAKEHGLHSLSWTADRPGAQVVRSALYYLHNQFEAGTACPLTMTHAAAPVLARFPEPGARWLDGVRAAAYDRRVIPAADKTGLTVGMGMTEKQGGSDVRTNTTVASATDRAGVFTLRGHKWFFSAPMCDLFLVLAREGDDLSCFVLPRWTEAGERNAIDIQRLKDKLGDKSNASSEVEFRDAEAYRIGEPGRGVATIIEMVAQTRLDCMLGSAGLMRQAAVQAIHHARHREAFGQRLADAPLMQEVLADLALESEAAIAYAMRLARAFEGATEHETRLARLATPVGKYLICKAAPAMVNEAQECLGGGGYVEESILPRLYRQAPLNSIWEGSGNVQCLDLLRALARSPDSIAALEAELDTAAGCHPAFDAHCAALHTRLGENADDTAGARRLAGDIARALQAAILLTGDAPWVGEAFCAARLAPRRPDVYGTAGLGDAAAPLIARAGID; this is translated from the coding sequence GTGCATCGCCATCCCTATCGTCCGCGTCGCGAACTCGCCACCCACACGGTCACCAACCAGCCGCCGCCGCTGGTCGATTACAACGCGTTTGCAACCGATACGGCGCTGGCGGCCGCGCTGGAGCGCGAAGGCGGCGGCTGGGGCGCCGAACGCGCCCGGGCGTACGGCGCGATCGCGGGCGGCGAATTACTCGATCTGGGCTTCAGCGCGAACGAAAATCCGCCAACGCTGCATGCGTTCGACCGCTACGGCGCGCGCATCGACGAAATCGAGTTTCATCCGGCCTATCACCGCGCGATGCAGCTGGCCAAGGAACACGGCCTGCATTCGCTGAGCTGGACCGCGGATCGCCCGGGCGCGCAGGTCGTGCGCAGCGCCCTGTATTACCTGCACAACCAGTTCGAGGCCGGCACCGCCTGCCCGCTCACCATGACGCATGCCGCCGCACCGGTGCTCGCCCGCTTTCCGGAGCCCGGCGCCCGCTGGCTCGACGGCGTACGGGCCGCGGCCTACGACCGGCGCGTGATCCCGGCCGCCGACAAGACCGGGCTGACCGTCGGCATGGGCATGACCGAAAAACAGGGCGGCTCGGATGTCCGCACGAACACCACCGTGGCCAGCGCCACCGACCGCGCGGGCGTATTCACCCTGCGCGGGCACAAATGGTTCTTTTCGGCGCCGATGTGCGACCTGTTTCTGGTGCTGGCCCGCGAGGGCGACGATCTGTCCTGCTTCGTGCTGCCGCGCTGGACCGAGGCCGGCGAGCGCAACGCCATCGATATCCAGCGCCTCAAGGACAAGCTCGGCGACAAATCCAACGCCTCGTCCGAAGTGGAATTTCGCGATGCCGAGGCCTATCGCATCGGTGAGCCCGGCCGCGGCGTGGCGACCATCATCGAAATGGTCGCCCAGACCCGGCTCGACTGCATGCTCGGCTCGGCCGGGCTGATGCGCCAGGCCGCGGTGCAGGCCATTCATCACGCCCGCCACCGCGAGGCCTTCGGCCAACGCCTGGCCGATGCCCCGCTGATGCAGGAAGTGCTGGCCGATCTGGCGCTGGAATCCGAAGCCGCAATCGCCTACGCCATGCGCCTTGCGCGTGCGTTCGAAGGCGCCACCGAGCACGAAACGCGTCTGGCGCGGCTCGCCACGCCGGTGGGTAAATACCTGATCTGCAAGGCTGCCCCGGCCATGGTCAACGAGGCCCAGGAATGCCTGGGCGGCGGCGGCTATGTCGAGGAATCGATTCTGCCGCGGCTCTACCGCCAGGCCCCGCTGAACTCGATCTGGGAAGGCTCGGGCAACGTGCAATGCCTCGACCTGTTGCGCGCGCTGGCCAGGAGCCCGGACAGCATCGCCGCCCTGGAAGCCGAACTGGACACGGCCGCCGGATGCCACCCCGCCTTTGATGCCCACTGCGCCGCACTGCATACGCGTCTTGGCGAAAACGCCGACGACACGGCCGGCGCGCGCCGCCTGGCGGGCGACATCGCGCGCGCGCTCCAGGCCGCGATCCTGCTCACCGGCGACGCGCCCTGGGTCGGCGAGGCATTCTGCGCGGCACGCCTGGCGCCGCGCCGGCCGGACGTCTATGGCACGGCCGGCCTCGGCGACGCCGCGGCCCCGCTGATCGCACGAGCCGGCATCGACTGA
- a CDS encoding MarR family winged helix-turn-helix transcriptional regulator, with the protein MSICLPDSIRTRLPYLLARAHQRQLDVLARHTAAFDIAGRDYAVMLLLEAHPRLWQSQIAEALGLDRTTVTYLVDGLEKRDWVARQRDPADRRAHVVGLTEAGEQALADIKPAVIEAKKELLAPLSDDEQDQLRDLLTRLIAEAP; encoded by the coding sequence GTGTCCATCTGTCTCCCCGATTCCATCCGTACGCGCCTGCCGTACCTGCTGGCGCGTGCGCACCAGCGTCAGCTCGATGTGCTGGCGCGGCATACCGCGGCGTTCGACATTGCCGGGCGCGACTACGCCGTCATGCTGCTGCTGGAGGCCCACCCGCGTCTCTGGCAAAGCCAGATCGCCGAGGCGCTGGGGCTGGATCGCACCACGGTGACGTATCTGGTCGACGGGCTGGAAAAACGCGACTGGGTGGCGCGCCAGCGCGATCCCGCCGACCGGCGTGCGCACGTGGTCGGCCTGACCGAGGCGGGCGAGCAGGCCCTGGCCGATATCAAGCCAGCGGTGATCGAAGCCAAGAAGGAGCTGCTCGCCCCCCTATCCGACGATGAACAGGATCAGCTGCGCGATTTGCTCACGCGCCTGATCGCGGAGGCGCCATGA
- a CDS encoding TolC family protein, producing the protein MNRRLIQLGLLGTLVAAPIMPALATGAQAPGGGDDSAPGPTRSLSLEQAVNDALATNVNTLIARAKEDEAAGQRVSARSAFLPHVSGQVSESRQKTNLAAQGFSFGSDVGPQAGAAAGGPSFPSTVTYNNFDARAKLRQTLFDYSAWQDYQGARLGEKVAADKLAVAREQVATQTELDYVQALSTRRAVAAAQANVKQARTLLKLARDQAHVGVATGVDVTRARARLARDQADLAQRRTERTRAEIQLARTTGLPLDAHLKLTDPLVFRPMPLGPVNTAINTALADRPEITVARMHIARGQRHLASARGQRLPTLSVEADYGASGNTPSRNDQPTYAFGASLSLPIFAGGRISGQIDSAASQLDQQRIRFHDTQRQIEQDVRTSRQTLKTLSQRVRAARANLTLAKQELSRSRDRFSRGVGDNVEVVDAQSNLADARNSRIDALAEYTRARINLAAALGRAQQFSLTQPVTP; encoded by the coding sequence ATGAACCGTCGATTGATTCAGCTTGGCCTGCTCGGCACGTTGGTCGCCGCGCCGATTATGCCGGCGCTGGCCACTGGGGCCCAGGCGCCCGGCGGTGGCGACGATTCAGCACCGGGGCCCACGCGCTCGCTGTCGCTCGAACAGGCGGTGAACGACGCCCTGGCCACCAACGTCAATACCCTGATCGCGCGCGCGAAAGAGGATGAAGCGGCCGGCCAGCGGGTCTCGGCGCGCTCGGCCTTTCTGCCGCATGTCTCCGGCCAGGTCAGCGAATCGCGGCAGAAGACCAACCTCGCCGCGCAGGGCTTCAGTTTCGGCTCCGATGTCGGCCCCCAGGCCGGGGCGGCGGCGGGCGGCCCGAGTTTCCCGAGCACAGTGACCTACAACAACTTCGATGCCCGCGCCAAGCTGCGTCAGACCCTGTTCGATTACAGCGCCTGGCAGGATTACCAGGGCGCCAGGCTCGGTGAGAAGGTGGCCGCTGACAAGCTCGCGGTGGCGCGCGAACAGGTCGCGACACAGACCGAGCTCGACTACGTTCAAGCGCTGTCGACACGACGCGCGGTCGCGGCCGCGCAAGCCAACGTCAAGCAGGCGCGAACACTGCTCAAACTGGCGCGCGATCAGGCGCATGTGGGCGTGGCCACCGGTGTGGATGTCACCCGTGCGCGGGCGCGGCTGGCCCGCGATCAAGCTGATCTGGCGCAGCGCCGGACCGAGCGCACGCGCGCCGAAATCCAGCTCGCGCGGACCACCGGGTTGCCGCTGGATGCCCATCTCAAGCTGACCGATCCGCTGGTGTTCCGACCCATGCCGCTCGGCCCGGTCAATACCGCGATCAACACGGCCCTGGCCGACCGGCCCGAGATCACGGTCGCGCGGATGCACATCGCCCGCGGCCAACGCCACCTGGCGTCGGCACGGGGCCAGCGCCTGCCGACGCTCTCGGTCGAAGCCGACTACGGCGCTTCCGGCAACACACCGAGCCGGAACGACCAGCCCACCTACGCCTTCGGCGCCAGCCTGAGCCTACCGATCTTCGCCGGCGGCCGGATTTCCGGGCAGATCGATTCCGCCGCCAGCCAGCTCGACCAGCAGCGCATCCGCTTCCACGATACGCAGCGGCAAATTGAACAGGACGTGCGCACTTCGCGGCAAACACTCAAGACCCTGTCCCAGCGCGTGCGCGCGGCCCGCGCCAACCTCACGCTGGCCAAGCAGGAGCTGAGCCGCTCACGCGACCGGTTCTCGCGCGGCGTGGGCGACAACGTCGAAGTGGTCGATGCCCAGTCCAATCTCGCCGATGCCCGCAACAGCCGCATCGATGCACTGGCCGAATACACCCGCGCCCGCATCAATCTCGCCGCCGCCCTCGGCCGCGCCCAGCAATTCAGCCTCACTCAGCCGGTAACGCCATGA